The genomic interval TCATGATCACCGGGCGTATCCTTCCATAGATCCCGTCGGAAATCGCCTGCCTCAGCGGAAGCCCATGAAGTAGATTGTCCTTCATGACATGGACCAGAATAATTCCGTCAATCGTGCAAACTCCGAATAAAATAATGAACCCGATTCCCGCAGAAATACCGAATATCGTTCCAGTCATCCATAGTGAAAGAAAACCTCCAACGAATGCAAACAGAATAGTAATGAGGGAAATCAGGGTGTCTTTTGCATTCCCAAAATTCATGTATAACAGAAAAATGATCAGTACTAAGGCAGCAGGAATGATAACCGACAATTGTTTGGTTGCCCGTTCTTTACTTTCAAATTCACCTGCCCATACAACTTTGGTATTTTTAGAAAATCTGACATTTTCCTTTACTACTTTCTGTGCCTCAGCAATGGTACTTCCCATATCACGGCCATCAATACTGAAACCAATTCCAATGTAACGGCTGCTTCCTTCGCGGTATATAAATGCAGGCCCGGTTTTGGTACTGATCGTGGCGATTTCCTTCAACGGAACCTGGTGGTTGTCAAGAGAAGGAATGATAATGTTGCCAATTTCTTCTTCGGTGTCACGGTATTCTTTCTGGTAACGGATTGTTATATCAAACATACGGTCATTTTCATAAAAAACTGATGCCGCTTTTCCACCAATCGTCATCTCAATGACCGCCTGTGCATCTGCCATTGATACTCCATGGCGAGCCATTCTGGCTTCATCCAGTTTAATTGCAAGTTCAGGGATCCCGATGTTACGGTAAACCAGAATATCAGCAACACCATCTACTTTATGCAGGTTATCAGCCACCTGATCTGCCAGATTTTCCATATCATTGAGATCGTCCCCAAAAATTTTTATCACCAGTGAGCTTTTTACACCCGCCACATATTCTTCCACATTATCCTGTATCGGCTGGCTGAATCCAAGAGATAAACCCGGAAAAGATGACAGGACTTCCTTCATCTCACGCAGCAGCTCGTCTTTTTTAATATGCCTTTTCCATTCTGATTCCGGCTTTAACTGAATATGAAATTCATTGTTAAAAAAGCCCGTCGGGTCGGTACCGTCGTTGGGCCTTCCTGTCTGGCTCATCACAAATTTCACTTCCTGAAACGAGCGTAAAGTATCCCGGAGCACATTACCCGTTTTCACCGATTGTTCCAGATTAATACTGTTTGGCAGTGTTGCCCTGACATAAATAGCACCTTCATTTAGTTTGGGAATAAATTCCGTACCGTATGTCAGGAACCGGCCTATACAAACCAAAAACAAAATCACAAACGTGCTCATAACCAACCTTTTGTTACGCTCACTCCACAAGTATAATTTAAAGATGTTACTCCTGAAAAAATGGACGACCGGATTTTTAACTTCCGTAACATTTTTCCTTAATAGCACTTTACACATTGCCGGAACAAAGGTCAGGCTCAAAATCAGAGAGCCTATCAATGCATAACCGAGCGTAAATGCAAGCGGAGTAAACATTTTCCCTTCTACTTTTTGAAAAGAAAAAATAGGCAGAAGCGCAACGATCAGTATTATTTGTGCAAAGAAAATATGAGAAGCCACGTCCTTTACACTACGTTTCATGAGGCCCAGTTTGGACATTTTATTGAACCGGTCAACGCCAAGCCGGAGTGAGCTTTTTTCAAGATCCACATATATCTTCTCAACAATGACCATAGTACCTTCCAGCAGTAAACCAAAGTCAATGGCACCCAGTGAGATCAGGTTTGCGGGCAATCCCTGGATGCGAAGCATTGTGATCGCAAAAAGAAAGGATAACGGAATAACCAAAGCAACGGTTACGGTTGTACGCCAGTTGAAAAGGAAGACAAAAACGATAATGGAAACCAGTACAATACCTTCTGCAAGGTTGTGGGTCACAGTATTTACCGTTGCGTTCACCAGTTCGGTGCGGTCTATAACGGGCACAATTTTCACATCAGACGGCAGGATACGGTTGTTCAGTTCATCAATGGTTTTTTGAAGTTTAACAATTACATCGCTTGGATTTTCTCCGCGAAGCATCACCACGATCCCTTCAACCAGATCTTTGTCTTCACCAAGCCCAACCTGCCCCAGCCTTGGTTTGGCGGTGATATTCACTTCGGCAACCTGTTTTACGTGCACCGGCGTCGAACCTCTTACACTGATCAGGATGTTTTCGATATCCTGCGTGCTTTCCAGTAAACCCATGCCGCGTACCACATAAGCCTGGTCGCCTTTCTGGATCACATCTCCGCCCACATTGATATTACTTTTCCCAATTGCTTCGTACACATCCAATGGCGTGAGATTGTATTGTGCAAGCAATGCCGGATTAACCCTGACCTCGTATATTTTTTCTTCCCCGCCAAAACTGGCAACATTGGCAACACCAGGCACCGCCACCAGTTCCCGTTCAATCACCCATTCCTGCAGGGCAGTAAGTTCTTTTACAGGACGGTCGCTTTTCAGTACATACCTGAAAATTTCCCCTGTTGCGCCATATGGCGGTTCAATCTCAGCCTCTGCACCTTTGGGAAGGTCAATATTTCTCAGGCGGGTGGATGCATACTGCTGTGCGTAAAAATCTTCTACTTTGTCCTCAAATAAAACCGTTACAACCGATAGCCCAAATAGCGAAATAGAACGCACTTCCGATTTCTTCGGAATTGTATTCATCTCTTTCATCACCGGAAGAGTTATGAACTTTTCTATTTCTTCTGCACTTCTGCCCGGCCACTGGGTAATGATCCTGGCCCTTGTATTGGTTACATCCGGAAATGCTTCAATGGGTGTATTGATATAGCTCACAATGCCTGCTACCGCCAGAACAGCAGTCATAAAGAATACGATCATCGTATTCTTTAAAGAGAACGCAACGATGCTTAGTGTTAACTTTTGCATGAAATTATTTTTATTTATCCGAATTCAGTACTTCGTAAAAAAGGAGAAGCTGATTATTGATGACTACTTTTTCGCCTGCTGCAATACCACTCTTAAAGAAAACGCGGTCGTTATCCTTGACGTCAACGATTACTTTACGTGGTTCCAGGGTATTATCAGGTTTTTGAATAAGCACATAATTTTCATTATTGTAAAAAATCAGTGCGGCAGATGGAATACCAATTGCCTGTTCACTAAGGCTTTTCCTTATAACTGCTTCAATAGTAAGTCCCGGTTTCAATTTCAGGTCCTTATTTGGCATTCTTATCCGTGCTTTCAAAACTCGCTCCTGCGGATCAAGAACCTGTGAGATTTCTGAAATTGTGCCGTCAAAAGTTTCGTCCGGATAAGCCTTTGATTTTATGACGGCTTTCATTCCTTTTTGTACGAAAGGCAGGTCTACGGCATAAATGTTCGTCGTTATCCAGACGTCCGACAGATCAGAAATCGTAAAAAGGTCCGATTCATTTCCACTGATCTGCGTTCCTGAGGAAATATTATTTTCAACCACATAACCACCCACAGGAGATTTGATCTGAAACACACCTTTTTCAGAACTTGCATTGTAAAGCGATAGATTAGCCTGGATTTTTTCAATTTCTGTTTTGAGTATATCTACTTCACTTTGTGATTCAAAAAGGTCTTTTTCAGAGGCAATGCGGTCGCCGAACATGGATTCTGAAACAGCCAGTTTTCTTTTCGCTACTGTGAGCCGCGATTCCAGTGTTTTGCTCTGAGCGTTCAGGTCACTCAGTTCTATACTTCTAAGCTCTGCCAGAACCTGTCCTTTTAAAACTCTGTCACCAAGAGAAAAATAGGTTTTTGTTACAATTCCTTTTACCAGACTGGCATAATGCACAACCTGATTGGGGTTATATTCAATCTGGCCGTTCAACCGGATAGATTGCGTAACAGGTTCAAGAACTGCGGGATAAGTAACAATTTTAGTAGGCAGGATCGAAGCCGAAACAGGTTTTTCTTTTACTACTTCTTCTGTATTTTTATAACAGGAGGCCAAAGTAGCGGACAGCGCAAAAAAGGCCAACAGATAGCGGGTTGATGTAAACATGATGATTATATTGAAATTTTTCCGGATTTACAGAAATGAAAATATTCAGGGACAAGAGGGCTTTTTACTCATTCACTTCTGCCGCGGTGGCATGGTTTAATTCTTCAAGACTATCCTGCAACTGTTTTAAGGTTAGTAAAATGGTTTTTTTGTTAGATATGTAGGCATCGAAGAAATCAAGATATTCAACCATATTGATCTGTCGCTGAACATAATACGTGGTATAGGACTGAAAGACATGATCCAGATCTGTGATGTAAGCCGTGTCCAGATTCTGGTAAGCAGTAAGGCTTTTTTGCAGATCACGGAAAGTTCCGGTTACCTCAGCTTCTATGACCCTGTTCTTTTGCTGTGTCTCAACCTTTGATTTTTCAATCCCGATCTTACTTTCCAGAATGGCGCCCTGGTTTTTGTTGAAAACCGGCACATCAAATCTTAACCCGAACCCAAAGAAGTTTAACAAGAAATTACCCCCGCGGTCGTAGTTCAAACCCAGAGTCAGATCCGGCTTTCGCCGGGCGTATTCATAGTCAAATGTTTTTTGCGCCAGGTTTTGCTGCAAAATGCTGATCCTACCATCCGGCCGGTTTTCCGCCGCAATTGAAATCAGGTTATCCAGTGACAACCTGCCCGGTAAATTTGTATTGAACTGATCCGGCACATCCGCAATCAGATATGTATCGGAAGGAAGATTGAGTAAAACAGATAATTCCTTTTGAATACCATGTACTTCCTTTTGCGCCTCAACAATCTGCTGGTTCAGGTCAAGCTTTAATGCTTTTAGGCGAAACAGTTCCGGTTTGTTCAGATTTCCCTGAGCGTACTGCTTTTCAAATGACAAAAGCAGTTTGGTGAGCTCGATATGCTGCGTAGTCAGAACGCTTAAATAAGATTGCTGAAAAGAGAGTTCATACAGATTTTTGCGAAGCTGCGTTTTTAATTCCCTGATCAGTTCCGAAAAATAAACCGTGGTGATATCGCGTGAAACAGATTCCAGGGCTATCCGCTTTTTTCGCTTGCCACCGGTTTTTATAAGCTGTGAAAGTTCGGCAGTAAACTCACGGTTTTTACCAAAATTTCCGATCAGCCCAGGAATAGATTCTCCCGAAGAAAGCTGGTTTTTTGTGGCCCACAAATTTAATTCATCCAGGCTAAATTCCGGATTAGGCCAAAGTTTTGCCTGAATGATCTGTGCCTCTGCCTGTTGTATATTCAGCTTTTGGGCAACCAGTTCCAGGTTATTGTTCAAAAATAAAGCTTCTGCCTCTTTTTTGGAAATCCTCAAAGTGTCACCTGAAGCGGCAGCCGAGCCCGAAAAACCAATAGCAAAAACCAGCATAATGACTGCTGCAAAATTGTACTTCACAAATTTATTGTTTGTTGAAAGCACAAAATTAGCCGCGCAACATTAGAGCATTCTTTGAACTGAATTATAATTACATGAGAGCAACATTAGAAACAGATGAGAAAATTACTTAGAAAATAAGGCTGATAAGTGTACCAGCGCCCGCTTCCGATTGAATACTCATTTTAATTGCGTGATTGTCAAATATCCTTGCAGATATGGCCAGTCCCAATCCGTTTCCCTTTATTTTAAGGGCATTATGTCCGCGATAAAATGGCTCCGTTATATGGAGCAGGTCATCTTTATTAATTCCAATTCCCTGATCCTGAATCTTTATAATCAACTGGTTATCAATATCCGTAACGGTTAGTTCCACTGGTTTATCGTCAGAAAACTTCGCTGCATTTTCTATCAGGTTGTAAAGTGCAATATAAATTTGTGTATGCACACAATGATAAGTAAGCAGATGCATTGCACTGTCTGGAAGGTTCCAGTGGAGATTGATTTTCGTTGCATTGTAGTCTGTTGCCAGCTGATCAAGCACTTCCCAAAGAATTTCATCAACCCTTTCTTCCTTATTTTTCTCCTGGTTATTCTGATCCAGCCCCGCAAGTACAAGCAGATTTTTAAGAATTTTCTCCAAACGTCCTGCATCATTCAAAACGCTCAGGTTCACATTTTTATATTCCTGGATTTCCCTGTCTTTATGCAGTAATACTTCCAGATTTCCCACAATGGAAGCAAGCGGGCTTTTTAATTCATGTGATGCATGGCTTATAAAATTCTTCTGGATCTGGATATTCTGATACGCCTTTTCAAGCATTGAATTAAACTCCTGAAAAAGATCTTCCAGTTCATCTTTCGTGTGTTTATAAGTCAGTTTATGCCTGCCACCATTCATATCCAGTGTTTTGACCTGATCTATAATATGACGGACGGGAGAATAGGCAATTCTGGAAAGTGAATAGCTAAGCGCTACAATGACTACTATTCCGAGGAACAATGCAGCAAGAAGTGTTTTAATAAATTCACTTTTCTGAGCTTCCAGCGTAGGGTTTTTACCTTTGATAATTATACTGAAAGAGCCCTGGTTATCGCGGTAATAAATGGCGTAATAAAAGGTATTACCCACCTTAAAATTATAACGGCTGTTGGCCCTGATCGTTTTAAGTATCCTTGCCGTAATGTTCGTATCCGGATCGGCAGCACCATAATGAATTATCCCCGATTTGTCGTACAGGCGGATTTCCTGGTTGATACTGGCATTCAGAAAACTTTCTTTAATTCTGCTGTATTCCCTGGTATTCAGCTCATCTTCTTCCAGATAAAATGAAGCTGTAAGATTTGCGGTCCTGGCCAGCTCTTCAAAGAAAATATTCTCTGCTGATTTGATAAAATTAAGATAGATAAGCACTGAGGAAATGGTTAAAACCAGTCCAAAAACCAATGAGGAGTTCAGCGTAAGTTTGTGCTGTATTTTCATGAATTAGCAGTGATCATGTAACCGCGGCCCTTCACGGTTTTGATGAGTTTTTCGGAAAAGTTGCTGTCTATTTTATTGCGCAGATATGAAATATAAACGTCAACCACATTGGTGTAGGTATCCATATTGGTGTTCCAGACGATATCCAGAATCTGGGTTCGGGTTACAATCCGGTTTTTGTTTTCGAGTAAAAAAACGAGCAGTTTGAATTCCTTTGCCGAAAGTAAAATCTCCTGTCCGCTCCTGCTGATCGTATTAGCATCTACATTCACCATCAGGCCGCCACATTCCATTACCCGGTCCTTCGAGTAATGCAATTCGTATCTTCTTCTTAAAGCTTTGATCCTGGATAGTAACTCAGGAAAATGGAAAGGTTTCACTAAATAATCGTCGGCACCAATGTCCAAAGCCTTAATTTTATCTTCGGCTTCACCCAAAGCGCTCAGCATCAATACAGGCGTGCCAATTTTTTTGTAACGGATAATTTGGGCAAGCTGTAGTCCGTCTATATCCGGCAACATGATGTCCAGAATAAACAAATCCCAGTTATCCGACTGAATCAGGTCGCGCGCCTGGTAACCGTCGGAGGCAAGCTGTACTGTATAACCTGCTTCCTGTAACCCTTTTTGAAGAAAACTGCTGATCCGGATATCATCTTCAACTACGAGTATTTTCATTATAAGTTATCCGGTAAAATTTGTGACTGTATTGAATTCCACATTTAGAATGAGCTAAGTTAAGCACAGAGCGTACGAAGTCAGGGTATAAAATAGAAAATCATGACTTTTATTATAATTAAATCACTTTTTATCTCCAATAAATACAAAATTACAGGATAGTACAGGATAAGATCACCAACTATAATTGAAATATTGATGTATCCGCATCCAGGGTATTTTCTGAAATTATCCCAACAATTATGAGAACATCCATTCAGATTATTCTTTCAATCCTGATTTTTTTGTCTGGTATTTCCGTTGCACCAGTTTTTTGCCAGCCCTTAAAGTCCCACATTATTCCTCAAAAAGGTGATCACATTATTCTGCTCGGAAACACATTTGCAGACAGGATGCGCCATTATGGGTATTTTGAAACGCTTTTGCAGAAGAATTTCCCTGATCATCAACTGACACTCAGAAATATGGGATGGAGTGCCGACGAGGTTGGTTTACAGCCACGTCCGCTCAATTTTCCGGGTTTTGGTGAAAAAGCATCACTTCCGCCCAAAGTAAAAAAGGAAATTACATTCCAGGGATTTACCCATGAGGGCGAACCAATCACAATGCCCGTTGCGCTCAATTTCAATGGTTTAAACCAGGATTTGACTGAACAAAAAGCAGACGTTATTTTTCTTTGTTTTGGCATGAACGAAGCGTTTAAAGGAGCAGCCGGCCTGCAAAAATTTGAAAAAGATCTCGTAGTATTTATTCAAAATTTACAGGAAAATCAGTTTAATGGCCGCTCTGTACCTAAACTCGTGCTGGTTTCTCCTATTTCGCACGAAAAGCTGGGCCAATATTATCCTGACCCGACAGACCACAATAAAAATCTGGAACTGTATACCAAAGCCATGCAAAAAACAGCGGAAGCAAAAGGTATTTACTTTGTCGACCTGTTTACGCCTTCAATGGCAAGAATGAATTCAGGAAATAAACCAGTTATTACGATCAACGGTATTCATTTGAATGATGCAGGTTACAGGCTGGCTGCCGATTGGATTGGGCAATCTCTGGGATTTGATAAAATAGCTGATTTTGATTCTGAAAACAGCCAAAAATTACTTCAGGTGATTAAAATGAAGGATGATCATTTTTTTTATCGCTGGCGTGCGGTGAATGGGGAATATATTTACGGAAGAAGACGGGAGCCATTTGGTGTGATTGCCTTTCCTCCCGAACTGCGAAAGCTAAACCAGATGGCCGTTTCACTTGATTCTGTGATATGGGAGTTAGGTAAAAGTAACAACACTCTTGGTTTTAAAAGGGCAATTGCCATTACAGACCGTCGCGGAAAACCAGTTGACCCATCATTGATTACCGACATACCCATGACGGGCAGGCAGGGGGAAGCAGCCAAAGCAGCTGCGGCACATGCACATCACCAGGAAAAAGCCTGGACGGCAACGACAGAAAAGTTTACATTACCAGCCGGTTATGAGATCAATTTATTTGCTTCGGAAAAAGATTTCCCCGTTGAAAAACCGGTTGCAATGAATTTTGATGCGCGAGGAAGGCTTTGGGTCGCAACCATGCCAACCTATCCGCAATATTATCCAGGCATTCCGGTTCATGATAAAATTATCATTCTGGAAGATACGGACTTGGATGGAAAAGCTGACAAACACACCGTTTTTGCAGATGACCTGTATCTACCGCTGGGTTTTGAATTTGGGAACGGCGGTATATATG from Dyadobacter sp. NIV53 carries:
- a CDS encoding efflux RND transporter permease subunit; this encodes MQKLTLSIVAFSLKNTMIVFFMTAVLAVAGIVSYINTPIEAFPDVTNTRARIITQWPGRSAEEIEKFITLPVMKEMNTIPKKSEVRSISLFGLSVVTVLFEDKVEDFYAQQYASTRLRNIDLPKGAEAEIEPPYGATGEIFRYVLKSDRPVKELTALQEWVIERELVAVPGVANVASFGGEEKIYEVRVNPALLAQYNLTPLDVYEAIGKSNINVGGDVIQKGDQAYVVRGMGLLESTQDIENILISVRGSTPVHVKQVAEVNITAKPRLGQVGLGEDKDLVEGIVVMLRGENPSDVIVKLQKTIDELNNRILPSDVKIVPVIDRTELVNATVNTVTHNLAEGIVLVSIIVFVFLFNWRTTVTVALVIPLSFLFAITMLRIQGLPANLISLGAIDFGLLLEGTMVIVEKIYVDLEKSSLRLGVDRFNKMSKLGLMKRSVKDVASHIFFAQIILIVALLPIFSFQKVEGKMFTPLAFTLGYALIGSLILSLTFVPAMCKVLLRKNVTEVKNPVVHFFRSNIFKLYLWSERNKRLVMSTFVILFLVCIGRFLTYGTEFIPKLNEGAIYVRATLPNSINLEQSVKTGNVLRDTLRSFQEVKFVMSQTGRPNDGTDPTGFFNNEFHIQLKPESEWKRHIKKDELLREMKEVLSSFPGLSLGFSQPIQDNVEEYVAGVKSSLVIKIFGDDLNDMENLADQVADNLHKVDGVADILVYRNIGIPELAIKLDEARMARHGVSMADAQAVIEMTIGGKAASVFYENDRMFDITIRYQKEYRDTEEEIGNIIIPSLDNHQVPLKEIATISTKTGPAFIYREGSSRYIGIGFSIDGRDMGSTIAEAQKVVKENVRFSKNTKVVWAGEFESKERATKQLSVIIPAALVLIIFLLYMNFGNAKDTLISLITILFAFVGGFLSLWMTGTIFGISAGIGFIILFGVCTIDGIILVHVMKDNLLHGLPLRQAISDGIYGRIRPVIMIALMGSLGLLPAALSNGMGSEIQKPLAIMIVGGLLICMFLSFTVLPQIFYWAYRKKS
- a CDS encoding efflux RND transporter periplasmic adaptor subunit produces the protein MFTSTRYLLAFFALSATLASCYKNTEEVVKEKPVSASILPTKIVTYPAVLEPVTQSIRLNGQIEYNPNQVVHYASLVKGIVTKTYFSLGDRVLKGQVLAELRSIELSDLNAQSKTLESRLTVAKRKLAVSESMFGDRIASEKDLFESQSEVDILKTEIEKIQANLSLYNASSEKGVFQIKSPVGGYVVENNISSGTQISGNESDLFTISDLSDVWITTNIYAVDLPFVQKGMKAVIKSKAYPDETFDGTISEISQVLDPQERVLKARIRMPNKDLKLKPGLTIEAVIRKSLSEQAIGIPSAALIFYNNENYVLIQKPDNTLEPRKVIVDVKDNDRVFFKSGIAAGEKVVINNQLLLFYEVLNSDK
- a CDS encoding TolC family protein, with the translated sequence MKYNFAAVIMLVFAIGFSGSAAASGDTLRISKKEAEALFLNNNLELVAQKLNIQQAEAQIIQAKLWPNPEFSLDELNLWATKNQLSSGESIPGLIGNFGKNREFTAELSQLIKTGGKRKKRIALESVSRDITTVYFSELIRELKTQLRKNLYELSFQQSYLSVLTTQHIELTKLLLSFEKQYAQGNLNKPELFRLKALKLDLNQQIVEAQKEVHGIQKELSVLLNLPSDTYLIADVPDQFNTNLPGRLSLDNLISIAAENRPDGRISILQQNLAQKTFDYEYARRKPDLTLGLNYDRGGNFLLNFFGFGLRFDVPVFNKNQGAILESKIGIEKSKVETQQKNRVIEAEVTGTFRDLQKSLTAYQNLDTAYITDLDHVFQSYTTYYVQRQINMVEYLDFFDAYISNKKTILLTLKQLQDSLEELNHATAAEVNE
- a CDS encoding sensor histidine kinase KdpD, with the protein product MKIQHKLTLNSSLVFGLVLTISSVLIYLNFIKSAENIFFEELARTANLTASFYLEEDELNTREYSRIKESFLNASINQEIRLYDKSGIIHYGAADPDTNITARILKTIRANSRYNFKVGNTFYYAIYYRDNQGSFSIIIKGKNPTLEAQKSEFIKTLLAALFLGIVVIVALSYSLSRIAYSPVRHIIDQVKTLDMNGGRHKLTYKHTKDELEDLFQEFNSMLEKAYQNIQIQKNFISHASHELKSPLASIVGNLEVLLHKDREIQEYKNVNLSVLNDAGRLEKILKNLLVLAGLDQNNQEKNKEERVDEILWEVLDQLATDYNATKINLHWNLPDSAMHLLTYHCVHTQIYIALYNLIENAAKFSDDKPVELTVTDIDNQLIIKIQDQGIGINKDDLLHITEPFYRGHNALKIKGNGLGLAISARIFDNHAIKMSIQSEAGAGTLISLIF
- a CDS encoding response regulator transcription factor, encoding MKILVVEDDIRISSFLQKGLQEAGYTVQLASDGYQARDLIQSDNWDLFILDIMLPDIDGLQLAQIIRYKKIGTPVLMLSALGEAEDKIKALDIGADDYLVKPFHFPELLSRIKALRRRYELHYSKDRVMECGGLMVNVDANTISRSGQEILLSAKEFKLLVFLLENKNRIVTRTQILDIVWNTNMDTYTNVVDVYISYLRNKIDSNFSEKLIKTVKGRGYMITANS